One stretch of Lytechinus variegatus isolate NC3 chromosome 17, Lvar_3.0, whole genome shotgun sequence DNA includes these proteins:
- the LOC121430595 gene encoding neurogenic locus notch homolog protein 2-like, translating into MDGYSCDCPLEYTGTLCEIEMLDCGDHGHISCIMDGGLCIDGTTAFCICDDWWTGDHCDIEMDCDPTTCINGHCGNVTNECVCDQGWTGHFCHQGNVTRLVGGTMSSEGRVEVYWKGQWGTVCDDHWDLSDANVVCRSLGFSHALEAVIYSNTFGQGSGPIVLDDLFCSGSEMNLFECPRVPGTGIGSHNCRHVEDAGVRCSVPTEICDKPCQNDGECIFNEGRSECACANGWNGEYCEQEICDKACQNDGECIFNEGRSECACANGWNGEFCEQDTSTTTTITTETTVDLTADFEGRSDMPEHAIDTSTTVKPITSTVTMVTTETTIDPNADFEGRKDMPDYAVGLLTVGIAAILISILLVSVIIVKKFPQITRYEWLTVVF; encoded by the exons ATGGATGGTTATTCGTGCGACTGCCCTCTCGAATATACTGGCACCTTGTGTGAAATCG AGATGCTAGACTGTGGAGATCATGGGCATATTTCATGTATAATGGACGGAGGGCTATGCATTGATGGGACTACTGCATTCTGTATCTGTGACGACTGGTGGACAGGAGACCACTGTGATATTG agaTGGATTGCGACCCAACAACCTGTATAAACGGACATTGTGGGAATGTAACGAATGAATGTGTCTGTGACCAAGGATGGACTGGTCACTTTTGTCATCAAG GGAATGTGACGCGCCTCGTTGGAGGCACCATGAGTTCTGAGGGTCGAGTGGAAGTATATTGGAAGGGTCAATGGGGAACGGTTTGCGACGATCACTGGGATTTAAGTGATGCCAACGTGGTCTGTCGGTCGCTTGGCTTTAGTCACGCTCTTGAAGCAGTCATATACTCCAACACATTCGGTCAAGGGAGTGGGCCAATTGTTCTTGATGACCTCTTTTGTTCCGGAAGTGAAATGAACCTTTTTGAATGCCCGAGGGTGCCTGGTACAGGCATTGGAAGCCACAACTGTCGACATGTAGAAGATGCAGGAGTTCGCTGTTCCGTACCGACAG aaATCTGTGATAAGCCATGTCAGAATGATGGCGAATGCATATTCAATGAAGGAAGATCCGAGTGCGCGTGCGCAAACGGATGGAACGGAGAGTACTGCGAACAAG aAATCTGTGATAAGGCATGTCAGAATGATGGCGAATGCATATTCAATGAAGGAAGATCCGAGTGCGCGTGCGCAAACGGATGGAACGGAGAGTTCTGCGAACAAG ATACGTCTACAACTACTACAATAACAACGGAAACCACAGTTGATCTCACTGCTGACTTCGAGGGAAGGAGTGATATGCCTGAACATGctattg ATACATCTACAACAGTAAAACCAATAACTAGtacagtaaccatggtaacaacagAAACCACAATTGACCCGAATGCTGACTTCGAGGGAAGGAAAGATATGCCTGACTATGCTGTTG